A window from Megalobrama amblycephala isolate DHTTF-2021 linkage group LG9, ASM1881202v1, whole genome shotgun sequence encodes these proteins:
- the si:ch211-81a5.8 gene encoding uncharacterized protein si:ch211-81a5.8, which yields MDAVVKRSLGAPLRQLTSCVTGNKDGFSRKGKSVRRKSAPCCYGQTGLDSSWLRTYQAELHRERKLRQVKFAQKNAERTAMRTHHRSPHRLTKTPVQRANLKSKAATKNDNSLFGAFQGLSLSMSGVQTSVTSSSSADPCKVM from the exons ATGGATGCCGTGGTGAAGAGATCTCTGGGTGCTCCTCTCCGACAGCTGACCAGCTGCGTGACGGGGAACAAGGATGGATTTAGCCGGAAAGGCAAGAGCGTCCGCAGGAAGAGCGCCCCCTGCTGCTACGGTCAGACAGGACTTGACTCATCCTGGTTAAGGACTTACCAGGCAGAACTGCACAGGGAAAG GAAATTGAGGCAAGTCAAGTTTGCGCAGAAGAACGCAGAAAGAACCGCAATGAGGACACATCATAGAAGTCCACACCGCCTCACAAAG ACACCGGTTCAGAGGGCAAACCTAAAAAGCAAGGCCGCCACCAAAAATGACAACTCTCTTTTTGGCGCCTTCCAAGGGCTCAGTCTGAGCATGAGTGGAGTACAAACCTCTGTAACATCATCATCAAGTGCAGATCCATGCAAAGTCATGTGA
- the clk2a gene encoding dual specificity protein kinase CLK2 isoform X2, translated as MQCIDHRRGGAHVALKIIKNVEKYKEAARLEINVLERINEKDPENKNLCVQMFDWFDYHGHMCISFELLALSTFDFLKENNYLPYSISQVRHMAYQICLAVKFLHENKLTHTDLKPENILFVNSDFTITYNVEKKRDERTVKSTAVRVVDFGSATFDHEHHSTIVSTRHYRAPEVILELGWSQPCDVWSIGCILFEYYLGFTLFQTHDNREHLAMMERILGPVPSRMIRKTRKQKYFYRGRLDWDENSSAGRYVRENCKPLRRYLLSEAEEHHQLFDLIEAMLEYEPTKRLSLAAALRHPFFQSTISSADQSAGKSWEGNRDISR; from the exons ATGCAATGTATTGATCATCGCAG GGGTGGAGCACATGTCGCTCTGAAGATCATCAAAAATGTGGAAAAGTACAAAGAGGCTGCCCGGCTGGAGATCAACGTACTGGAAAGAATCAATGAAAAGGATCCTGAGAATAAGAA TCTGTGTGTGCAGATGTTTGACTGGTTCGACTATCATGGCCATATGTGTATCAGTTTTGAGCTCTTGGCTCTCAGTACTTTTGATTTCCTCAAAGAAAACAATTACCTGCCCTACTCCATCAGCCAAGTGCGTCATATGGCCTACCAGATCTGCCTGGCTGTCAAAT TTTtgcatgaaaacaaactgacCCACACAGATCTGAAACCAGAGAACATTCTCTTTGTCAACTCTGACTTCACAATCACATACAATGTGGAAAAG AAGCGAGACGAGCGTACTGTGAAGAGCACAGCAGTGAGGGTGGTGGATTTTGGTAGTGCTACATTTGACCATGAGCACCACAGCACCATCGTTTCTACCAGGCATTACAGAGCACCTGAAGTTATTCTAG AATTGGGCTGGAGTCAGCCGTGTGACGTGTGGAGTATAGGCTGCATCCTCTTCGAGTACTACCTCGGCTTTACACTCTTCCAG ACTCATGATAATCGGGAGCATTTAGCCATGATGGAGAGAATTTTGGGCCCTGTTCCTTCCCGAATGATTCGCAAGACTAG GAAACAGAAATACTTTTATCGTGGACGCCTGGACTGGGACGAGAACTCTTCAGCAGGAAGATACGTCAGAGAAAACTGCAAACCTTTACGG agATATCTTCTATCAGAAGCTGAAGAGCATCATCAGCTGTTCGATCTGATCGAGGCCATGCTGGAGTATGAGCCCACGAAGCGTCTCAGTCTCGCTGCGGCCCTGAGGCATCCTTTCTTTCAGAGCACCATCAGCAGCGCTGACCAGAGCGCAGGCAAGAGCTGGGAGGGAAACCGCGACATCAGCCGgtga
- the clk2a gene encoding dual specificity protein kinase CLK2 isoform X1 yields MPHSRRYPSSERASHSSYQDRYRDRDRERGRKPRHRRSPTFSSSSERERRGRGHRQDAGYARSRSYDNRSSDRRPYDRHYGESHRRLDHSRERDRDRDREHRTPSNYYSRDASPSFDFRRGRDRDREDSYRRKGSRRKHKRRRRRTRSYSPSSSRSDSGTRALCVRDDEEGHLICRSGDVLQERYEIVSTLGEGTFGRVMQCIDHRRGGAHVALKIIKNVEKYKEAARLEINVLERINEKDPENKNLCVQMFDWFDYHGHMCISFELLALSTFDFLKENNYLPYSISQVRHMAYQICLAVKFLHENKLTHTDLKPENILFVNSDFTITYNVEKKRDERTVKSTAVRVVDFGSATFDHEHHSTIVSTRHYRAPEVILELGWSQPCDVWSIGCILFEYYLGFTLFQTHDNREHLAMMERILGPVPSRMIRKTRKQKYFYRGRLDWDENSSAGRYVRENCKPLRRYLLSEAEEHHQLFDLIEAMLEYEPTKRLSLAAALRHPFFQSTISSADQSAGKSWEGNRDISR; encoded by the exons ATGCCACACTCCAGACGGTACCCGTCCTCGGAGAGGGCCAGCCACAGCAGCTACCAAGATCGTTATCGGGACAGAGACAGAGAGCGAGGGAGAAAACCTCGGCATCGCCGTTCGCCGACATTCTCCTCCAGTAGTGAACGTGAGAGGAGAGGGAGAGGACACAGGCAGGATGCCGGCTATGCTCGATCCAGGAG CTACGACAACCGCTCTTCAGACCGCAGGCCATACGACAGACACTACGGCGAGAGCCATCGGCGCCTGGACCACAGCCGGGAACGGGACAGGGATCGCGACAGGGAACACAGGACGCCGAGCAACTACTACTCCCGCGACGCCTCGCCCAGCTTCGACTTCCGACGGGGCCGCGATCGGGACCGCGAGGACTCGTACCGGAGGAAAGGCAGCAGGCGTAAGCACAAACGAAGGCGGCGTAGAACCAGGTCCTATAGCCCATCCTCCTCG CGGAGTGACAGCGGGACACGGGCACTGTGTGTGAGGGACGACGAGGAGGGTCACCTGATCTGTCGGAGTGGCGACGTCCTGCAAGAGAGAT ATGAGATTGTCAGCACTTTGGGCGAGGGCACCTTCGGGAGGGTGATGCAATGTATTGATCATCGCAG GGGTGGAGCACATGTCGCTCTGAAGATCATCAAAAATGTGGAAAAGTACAAAGAGGCTGCCCGGCTGGAGATCAACGTACTGGAAAGAATCAATGAAAAGGATCCTGAGAATAAGAA TCTGTGTGTGCAGATGTTTGACTGGTTCGACTATCATGGCCATATGTGTATCAGTTTTGAGCTCTTGGCTCTCAGTACTTTTGATTTCCTCAAAGAAAACAATTACCTGCCCTACTCCATCAGCCAAGTGCGTCATATGGCCTACCAGATCTGCCTGGCTGTCAAAT TTTtgcatgaaaacaaactgacCCACACAGATCTGAAACCAGAGAACATTCTCTTTGTCAACTCTGACTTCACAATCACATACAATGTGGAAAAG AAGCGAGACGAGCGTACTGTGAAGAGCACAGCAGTGAGGGTGGTGGATTTTGGTAGTGCTACATTTGACCATGAGCACCACAGCACCATCGTTTCTACCAGGCATTACAGAGCACCTGAAGTTATTCTAG AATTGGGCTGGAGTCAGCCGTGTGACGTGTGGAGTATAGGCTGCATCCTCTTCGAGTACTACCTCGGCTTTACACTCTTCCAG ACTCATGATAATCGGGAGCATTTAGCCATGATGGAGAGAATTTTGGGCCCTGTTCCTTCCCGAATGATTCGCAAGACTAG GAAACAGAAATACTTTTATCGTGGACGCCTGGACTGGGACGAGAACTCTTCAGCAGGAAGATACGTCAGAGAAAACTGCAAACCTTTACGG agATATCTTCTATCAGAAGCTGAAGAGCATCATCAGCTGTTCGATCTGATCGAGGCCATGCTGGAGTATGAGCCCACGAAGCGTCTCAGTCTCGCTGCGGCCCTGAGGCATCCTTTCTTTCAGAGCACCATCAGCAGCGCTGACCAGAGCGCAGGCAAGAGCTGGGAGGGAAACCGCGACATCAGCCGgtga